Proteins encoded within one genomic window of Bacillus thuringiensis:
- a CDS encoding YolD-like family protein → MSSTNMSKPAPTTIMSKQSADMKESRKVSPYDDRERIEDTLLRSFISEKEILITCYKDGYFPTNYMTVIELNPLKRSLICIDAFDRKHTFSFIDIIDAR, encoded by the coding sequence ATGAGTAGTACAAATATGTCAAAACCAGCTCCAACGACTATTATGTCTAAGCAATCTGCTGACATGAAAGAATCGCGAAAAGTATCACCATATGATGATAGAGAAAGAATTGAAGATACTTTATTACGTTCATTCATTTCAGAAAAAGAAATATTGATTACTTGTTATAAAGATGGTTATTTCCCTACAAACTATATGACTGTAATTGAATTAAATCCTTTGAAACGTTCTTTAATTTGCATAGATGCCTTTGACCGAAAACATACTTTTAGTTTTATCGATATAATCGATGCACGTTAA